The genomic interval ATGTTGCTGAGGCTTGGGGTTTTTAGTACAAGGactatcacaagtcagatcgatacacattggcattgttgaggatgaagcAACAAGTTCATCGTACAGATTATTTGTTGATAGTATTTCAGCACTGtgtaattgtgactgaaggtcaTTGATTGTTGAACATGCCCTACTTAATTCTCCCTCCAACATAGAAATTTTCCCTAGAGCTTCTTCATAGGTTGATATGCATTGTTCAAATGAGCTGACTGCCTTCTGGAGTTGGTCGCGCTCCTCTATGACCAGATTGTGTGCACTGTTTAACTCTGCTAGTTCACCTTTCAGTTGGGAGTTCTTGGCTATAATTGTTCTCAGTTCaacttcactgtcatcttgttccctcaCCAAGTCAGCATTTACTTGTTTGAGTGACTTGAGTTCACGGAGGGCATTCTTTAGTTTCAATTGCTCTTCcaatgcagccgctcttctggttaACATTGGAGGagccattttatagaacttgtcTCTGAAACACACCAAACAGTGTATTTAAGTGAAGGAAAATAGATGATCTACAGAAGAGAGAGACCAAAGGAATAAAAGTAGGATTCAAATTAGTATTAAACAGAGTAATATTAAAGATCTAAAAACATACTAGTTAGGCATATACAACAGTTACAAATACTCTTTTTTGCGCTGACTATTGaagttatttctaaaatgtattaattactaaaGTAGATTACTAGAACAGTGACCTATATCATAAGGTGTGCATGAGTAGATGCTGTAAATGTTGTCTGAGAcagtttcaataattctttttcttcacttccacaaatccgtcaagtaaagcAAGAATGATTTTGTCAGAGTGTATATAGGGACGTGTCTCGTGATCAACGAGAATGTACTGTGTAGggagtaatgtatttaatagctAGCGGGATATTATAACGTGATAACAGAgaacgataaagaaaataaaagcaatactccccagtAAAATCCTTTGAACGTAAATCATACGTCGTTACAGacgttggattttgaattctCGCCGAACGAACCTCCTGTCACATGGATAGTTCGCTTTTTGTGCTCGCTGAGTTGATTACACTTTTTATGACTATTTATCTAATGAACAAacacttatttacaaataatttacacagttttacgaatattaagactaaaattaaaacttaaattataaataaaatacgagcaGCTGATTATACGACATGTCAGCTTGACAGCctatattgatttaaaatatactatatgttttaaatacaataattatgaatgtctatttataaaattatctatatggaaacatttagtttttttatcagGTTACTTTCTCAGAAGGAAGGATAATGTTTATTCCCTTTACAAGTTTCTAGCCGTTCAGTGAGTGTGCATTTGTTGCTGAACGGTTATTTTGAACGATTAAACTGACCGAATGTTAACAAAGTTGGCAATGAATTAGGAAGGACTCTGAGGGGCGAGAAGAGTCGAGGTTAAGTTGCGAAAATGCGCAAGCGCACGACTATATATACGCGTTCGGGGCTAACTAGAGCATTCACCTCTCGAGCTTCTCACATCCCACTAAACCACCTACAAACATGAAATCCTTCGTAAGTAGCCACCACcaagaacagttttttttatgctCTTCGAATAACTTAAGTAAatctaaataactaaaataacgcAGTGTTTGTGGATCGGGAATTAATTCTTCGAAGAAAATGCAATTGCAGTCTTTGACATACGGGCACAAGAACATCCACAGTTTTATAGTTTCCGTGTTGTCAGCCTCCGCAGTAGATTATGATGACGTTCCATAAGTTCAGGTTACCCGAATGTTCGCTGATATTCTTGCACTTAACGAGGAAGTCCCATCCATCACTGTTTCCTTCAAAAGATTAGTTTACAATCCACTAGTTTTATAACCTGTTCAAGCTTTAACACGTTCTTCCGTTACAGATCGCAGTCCTCGCCCTGGTAGCCTGCGCCGCGGCTGGCTCCGACAACAGCGAGAAGCGCGACAAGAGGGGCTACCTCAGCGGCGGCCTGAGCGCCGGATACGGTGGACTTGGCGGCTACAGCGGTGGCTACAGTGGTGGCTACAGCGGCGGCTACAGCGGCCACGGAGGCTACTCCGGCTACTCGGCGCCCGCCGCGCAGCTCGTCACCGTCAACAAGGTGGTCAACACACAGCGCGTCGTCGACGTGCCGCAAGTAGTCAACGTACGCAAGGTGGTCTCCGTGCCGCAGGTTGTGTCCGTCAACAAGCTGGTGGCCGCACCCTCCTACAGCTCTGGAATCGGCTCCGGCTACTCGTCCGGCTACAGCTCCGGAATCGGCTCCGGCTACTCGTCCGGCTACAGTTCTGGCATCGGCTCCGGCTACGGATCCGGCTACTCCAGCGGCTCCGGCTGGTGGTGAATGTCACAAAATCTAGTCCCAATTATTTCGTGATTTGTATTATTAGTGTCGTTCCAAGCCTCCTTTACTGCAATATGTAcatactgttttatttattgttaaataaaaattatattttttgataaacatttttcttatttcGATAATTGACacaaatttcatttaaacgCCTATTAGcaatgattttaatatataaaaaataggcttagtcggtggccacatattccaaaaaatcaaaaacattaGTGATTTAGCACGGTCATAAAAGGCCGTGTTGGAGAGCCATTGTATAATCAAAACTACTTCGGTGCTAAGCCAaatgatattgaattgcttaaagcaatttaaaatcaCTTATTTTAACGGTGACAGAAAACATCGCAAGAAATCCTACATATTTGAGAGTTCTCGACCAATCCTCATTTGGCTATGCTGATGATCCAAGAGCGATCCACTTATGGTTGTAAACTCTGAGGCATATCGAATGAACCAAATACTTTTTACTcgaagtaataatatataagaagaataattgatatataaccaGGCATTCTGCGGAAGTGTACCTGTACAACACCAAATACGATGCAACCTGTAGCTGAAATAAATCATAGTTATTTGGATGCGGATAAAAATTTCAATCAGACATGTGGATATTATGTTTAGTTATGCATATCATTGGTGATCTTCCCCCTTCAAGGGCATGCAACAGCGTACAGACTTACAAATTATAGCATTTTGAGGAGTATAAAACTCGGAGGTCTTAGGAAGTTACTAAAGTATTTTTACTCTCTATATTTTATactgaaaataatatgtaacctttgttgttttttgttaacgTTAAAGAATCGTCactttaaatttaacaaaatacctATTGACGGTTATTAAAGACTAATTAAAGACTTTAATTAAAGCCATGACACAAATATCATACACCTGATTTCTGTTCTACCTTCActaaattcaatatattatttttatgctcAGTTGTtgtaaacttaattaataaattaataaccgTAACTGTCCTGCTACTCTGGATCTGTTatcaaagatattattatttattattcaatgttAGTAAAAGCATatacgctctattttatttttattattttaagtttcttctgtatttgtgtttaatttatataaaatgtgtgtgtgcaataaagacttaaaacaaacaaacaaaacatatcTTTAAATGAAACCACTCATATTATATCGATCGAACTTCACCGAAGGAGTTCGTTTGATCATATAGTATTAGAGCTTTTATGAAACGACTCGTCCGTGGAAATACAACCGCAATGCGATACTTATTTtttccgccaagcagcatttctgtgttctggTCTAAATGGAGTAGTGCAATTGCAGGCACACAAAACTGCACACCTAAGCCTCAGGTAAATGgacataaacatataataaatattttttgttataaatatgataatttattcacaagaaacAAATGTAACATATGTCatacaaacattatttaaacataatctGTGGGAGCGTTGAAAACAAGTAAAAACTTTAACAACACGCTATAAGATGTTATAGTAAATGTTCGATAAAGCTATATACCATTTTGGACTGCGAAGTAGCAGAACGATGACGTACCAAGAATAcgcataataaacataaattgtaAACTTAACGTTTTACACCTTCATAAAATGTAGATgaactactaataatataaaatacatcaattattaaatttatgactGTTATGAGTGCACGATGTTGTAACTTTTGTGTCACAACTTTAGGCTTGTGATACAACAGAAATCTCATGCAATGCTGATTGAAAGAATTCAATCTCAGTTTTGCTACTTCACGTCTTTAGTCCCATTGAAACTGCCTTAAAAACACAtgaactccgcgaaaagcgggagaattatggtttaatttataatttctttattctttatacttcagaccaaacagatcctcaATTGTGTAAGAACAATTTCATGGCAAttgtttattataacaattgtcatgaaattataaatcaaaccGTAGAGGTTCTCCTATCTTACGCGGAGATAGCAAATTATGATAGCGATGTCACTCGCCTATTTGCACAGACTTTCAATCCTCAGTTATTGTAGGCGGTACGGCTCGGCCTCGGCTCGTAGAAAGACATTCCTTTCATATTAAATAGAATTGGAATTACGGAATCCTTAAAACTAATCTCCTTAAAAATACCTATTtgcttataaaaatttataacttagGATTTCAGCATGAAAGTCTagaaattattaacttacatGGTGAAAGTAAACATTAATTTTGGTCCTTAAAGCTATAATTTCATAAgagtcaaaaaaatattcatcggcttTGACTAAGCAAAATTGCTAGCCTTTCGGATCCTAATTCAAATGTACATACATTTCTATTGTGAATCGCTTTAAAGCGTGGTAGAGACATACAAGTAGAGCTTGCCGCGAAGCAGATTTTAAATATCATGATTAACGTAACGTAAGTTCGTAGTGACTTCACAATCGCTTTTGGAGACAGATTTTATATAAGAAACCAACGAAGAACAGATAAAAGAAGCTAAAAACTCAGCAGGAGCTCCTTTCCAACAATgacatatttttacaatttaacattcgTTATTCTTGCGTACTGAAGACAGCGGAGCCGATTGCGTCCGAGTAACGAATTCGTATATAGTAACCTcgactttatatatatatggttaacaacattattaaaatttatttagagaGAAGATATGACTATCGAGATTAAATGAATAGCGCGCTAATATGCGCGCTGCTCTGACGACGTAAACGTGACCTTgtgcaatatataatataaaataatagcacTATAGAGGGGTGCATCGACTGCCTCTCTTATCTGGTCTGACTAGCTTCTTGAGCTACGGCCGCTGGGTCTATTTTCTTCGATCTTACCACTGATCATCAGCTTTCCTATGATGCTGGCATTTTGCCtagcaatgtgaccgaagtggAAGAATAAGACAGATCtttttacaatataaaagtAGTACAGGCTAATTCACTTCAAATATGGTGGAAAGAAGGACGATATTTGGTGTGAAATATGAATATCCTGTAAAACATCCTTGGgaattatttgtttttcctATGTTACTATCCGTGCTTTCACCATGCcaaaaatctgcttatttagagcgtgaaggaaggacaaatagCACACTTTTGCATCTCTTATAACAGTTACGATTATCTTTATTCAACCAATAAATGCCACCTGAAGCATGCGTTTCTGACTTCTTCTTCACTTTTACAGCGCGGAAAGCCTCTACAACGTCGTCTGGATTCCAAAAACTTTGGCTAATTATTGATCTTAACCAtactaataaattcaatattttacccAAATTTAAAACTACAAGGTTTTTAATTCGATTGCATTTCGAAGgtaatagtcaaagtcaaagtgacAAATATCTGTATTCGGCCTGCCTGAAGAAAAAAAGAATGTCTTTCTTCCgagtaattttacattaataacgTTACATTTATATTAGCATATATGATGTATATATAAGCATTATACGCAAGGCATACAAAATTTATGAaaccatacaatttttttttcgtcaaAATCCGTTCAAACATATTGATAAGAGGTAATTACTAACAGCAGTGtggttttaatatctatatatatatttattccaagTCCGGATTGACTGAGATATCAACGCACAGCCTAAGCCGCTCGCACAGCCTAATTATCATAGTAGGTTTCTGTTATGACGTAACTTATAACGCATTTTCTTAAAATCCACTACGAAAGGGTTTGAATAGAGGTTTAAAGTTTGAATAAAAGTCTGTCATTTTTCAAGTTCTATCCATGAAACTTTAATCTTTGGctcttaattacaaaaataaagaattatgtgTATCGCAGCTTTTGGAAATTCTACCATAAAGGGGTTGCTTGCTTTATAAGGAGTTAAATGCGACTGAAAAATCAGTGCACAGCTTAAACCGCTTACGGCACACGAATTTCCTATGCCATCTACACTTTATGAAAAATACACCTTCgaggatgaaatttttttgacaaaaaaaacggACTTTGTAAAacgactaaaaagcaagaattaatactttttacaacatttatacttcgatgccaagtaaaatgtaatgcCTTTTCACCTTCGAGGGtgaaatttttttgacaaaaaaaaacggacTGTAAAacgactaaaaagcaagaattaatactttttacaacatttatacttcgatgccaagtaaaatgtaatgcCTTTTCACCTTCGAGGGTgaaattttttttgacaaaaaaaacggACTCTGTAAAacgactaaaaagcaagaattaatactttttacaacatttatacttcgatgccaagtaaaatgtaatgcCTTTTTACCTTCGAGGGtgaaatttttttgacaaaaaaaaaaggactcTGTAAAacgactaaaaagcaagaattaatactttttacaacatttatacttcgatgccaagtaaaatgtaatgcATTTTCACCTTCGAGGGTGAAATTTTTTTGACACAAAAAACGGACTCTGTAAAacgactaaaaagcaagaattaatactttttacaacatttatacttcgatgccaagtaaaatgtaatgcCTTTTCACCTTCGAGGGTGAAATTTTTTTGACTAAAAAAACGGACTCTGTAAAacgactaaaaagcaagaattaatactttttacaacatttatacttcgatgccaagtaaaatgtaatgcCTTTTCACCTTCGAGGGtgaaatttttttgacaaaaaaaaacggacTCTGTAAAacgactaaaaagcaagaattaatactttttacaacatttatacttcgatgccaagtaaaatgtaatgcCTTTTCACCTTCGAGGGTGAAATTTTTTTGACTAAAAAAACGGACTCTGTAAAacgactaaaaagcaagaattaatactttttacaacatttatacttcgatgccaagtaaaatgtaatgcCTTTTCACCTTCGAGGGtgaaatttttttgacaaaaaaaaacggacTCTGTAAAacgactaaaaagcaagaattaatactttttacaacatttatacttcgatgccaagtaaaatgtaatgcCTTTTCACCTTCGAGGGTGAAATTTTTTTGACTAAAAAAACGGACTCTGTAAAacgactaaaaagcaagaattaatactttttacaacatttatacttcgatgccaagtaaaatgtaatgcCTTTTCACCTTCGAGGGTGAAATTTTTTTGACTAAAAAAACGGACTCTGTAAAacgactaaaaagcaagaattaatactttttacaacatttatacttcgatgccaagtaaaatgtaatgcCTTTTCACCTTCGAGGGTGAAATTTTTTTGACTAAAAAAACGGACTCTGTAAAacgactaaaaagcaagaattaatactttttacaaCATTTATACTTCGATGCCAAGTAAAACGTAATGCCTTttataccatcatcatcataacatcaacccattaccgacccactacagagcacgggtctccgtaaggccgtagtccaccacgctggaccagtgcgaattggtggactccgcacacctttgagaacattctgtagAACTATCAGACATGctggtttccgcacgatgttttccttcaccgtggatTCAGGtgataattgcttaaaacgcccacaacttataaaagttagaggtgcgtgctgggattcgaactcgacccccggAAAGTGAGGTTGAGCTCctaaccaatgcgctatcaccgcttccgccgccttttatatagtagcaagcaaattacatataaatgttgtaggaaatatttatttcttgctttttagttgttttataaagtcggtacttttttatcaaaaatttagttttacgcTTTTAAGTGGGTAGGTTTTCAgttatatctaagttataatagccatATGTGAACTGCTCAttaccttctacaaaatattgttgTTCCCGAAGCCGGGGCATTAATGTTTGAAGAGTTCTCcgggcacttcaccatcagctcttctattgtgacgagcataaaatGCTTATCTcctatataccataatcgaagcgctactagtgtaatacttattattgtagaGTTTCAGGTGCCATTCTGGGTCTTCATCATCAAATTGACGTGAGGAAATGATACTTTTCAGGAGAGAATGctcaaattacaataataatactcaaatcgctataggtgtgcCTTTAATATATGATTAGTTCCTTCGATTTTTCCAGGATCCCTCCAATATACTGGACCTTCTCTAAATTAAAACGGGACTACTTTCTGAGGTATGATATACCAAACAAAGAAAGACTCATCAAAATCGAtgtgtaattaaaaaagttatagcgtagtaaatacacaaaaaaaagcaTACAGTCGAGTTCTACTTCAAACCTCAAAATGTAgtcacccatccatttactgacttttGTCATTGTTGCTCAGCTAGCGTAATCGACAATTaattactagctgatacccgctgctacgttcgcgtggattaaggtttttattcccgcgggaactttCTTAattcccaggataaaaagtagcctatgtgctattccagactacaatCCATCTTTGTGTCAAATTTCAGCCAATTCggtttagccgtttttgcgtgattgagtaacaaatatccatcaAAGTTTTTCTCTTGAATTTGTTAGCCTTCGTGCTATTTTACGTCGCAGATACGCGAATAAACTCGCGGAGGACTGCTAGTGTTccataaaaaacttttaattatcaGGTATATAGCTCTGCGTCTAAATGATGAACACTGTTTAACCATAGAGTTATTTCATGCCATAGAGTCAACAAAGAAAGTTATAGTGTGTTGTTCGTATTATGAGAAACAATAAATAGCTGGCAAAAGACCACCTGGCCAAAGAAGAACATCGTGGCTAAAAATTTACGCCAATGGTTCCGGAAAAGTACCCGATCGTTGTTCCGTGCAGCTGCGAACAAAGTTCAGATAGCCTTGATAATTGCCAACCTCCGATAGGAAACGGCACTgcaaggagaagaagaagacttAAGCTTATGAAaccttatattattaaaatctacttaaagaagtatatttatatatatatatatactagctgttgcccgcgacttcgtctgcgtttgattttgtttttaaagtattcagtatcgctaagccttaaatgagtatagtagtatatatatataacatgtgactgtcaattaattatagacaaaaaatttgcaataaaataaaattgcgactataattaaagatctaagctaccctatctcttaagtcggaccagaatgctcacggtgtgccaatttaatttaaaatcggttaagtagtttaagagtccatcgcggacaaacatcgtgacaggagatttatatatattaagatatatatattttaattatattttttaatacatcgGAAGAGGTGaacttttacttttcttttcttccacacacgttttatttaaagaagTCATAAGCTGTCTAGCTCTGTAACTAGGCCAATAACTCTAGTTACAGTTCTAGAAAAAAACTGCCGCCCCCGTCTATACACTGCCTATAACTTAAACTGTTATGCGGGCAAAATGTAAGGATGGCGAGCGCAGGGCGCACTCGAGGCGAGGTTGTGTTGCGTCAAGGCGCCCAGCGCGGAGTATATATACGCGCTCGTCGCCACCCAGAACATTCACCTCTCGAGCTTCTCAGGCCTATCTTCCTACCAACAGCGTCAACATGAAGTCCTTTGTGAGTAGCTGGGGACCATCCATGGGGACcacgtgatatttttattgttttaacacCGCCTATCAAGTTGCAAACAATCGGTGAATCCATTACAAAATAACTCTCAAGTGCTTCTGACGAGGGTTcccatattttttactttttgataGATCTCAAAAATTGGTCTCAAACTTAGCTTGTGGAATTGTTTATCCGGAAACACGTAAGGAATAGGGAAATTACTAAAGAGGAACATCCTGCTTAAAAACCTGCGCTAGAAGATAATTTCAGCGTCTGATTCGAAACTTTTGTGGTCCGAAAAATTTGCCAATCTTTTTGTCACCTTGTCCTAAACTCTATCTGTCCTAGACTTTCTTCTATGTAGTCTATTTTTAGTAACCCCCAGGTGAAATGACTCCTTGAGGCGTAACGCGTACTTCCGTTACAGATCGCAGTCCTCGCCCTGGTAGCCTGCGCCGCAGCTGGCTCTGACAACAGCGAGAAGCGCGACAAGAGAGGCTACCTCAGCGGCGGCCTGAGCGCCGGCTACGGTGGACTGGGCGGCTACAGCGGTGGCTACAGTGGTGGCTACAGCGGTGGCTACAGTGGCCACGGAGGCTACTCCGGCTACTCGGCGCCCGCCGCGCAGCTCGTCACCGTCAACAAGGTGGTCAACACGCAGCGCGTCGTTGACGTGCCACAAGTGGTCAACGTACGCAAGGTGGTCTCCGTGCCGCAGGTTGTGTCCGTCAATAAGCTGGTGGCCGCACCCTCCTACAGCTCTGGAATCGGCTCCGGCTACTCGTCCGGCTACAGCTCCGGAATCGGCTCCGGCTACTCATCCGGTTACAGCTCCGGAATCGGCTCCGGCTACTCATCCGGTTACAGCTCCGGAATCGGCTCCGGCTACGGATCCGGCTACTCCAGCGGCTCCGGCTGGTAGTGAATGTCACAAAATCTAGTCCCAATTATTTCGTGATTGTATTATTAGTGTCGTTCCAAACCTCCTTAACTAGAATATGTAcatactgttttatttattgttaaataaatattatattttttggtaaACATTACTCTCATTTCGATCGGGATTCCCTGAAACTGACTTGAGATCGTTAGACTTCACCAATCTCTTGAAACAGGTTAAACCCATAAAGGACTGAAACTGGTATTTTGAAATCTAGTCAGTTCACCTTACAGGTTGAATAAAGACACAGAATAAAGATTACCACAAAGCTGACCTGAAACGCCTAGAAGTTTCTTTTTTTACCCGACCAAGCGACATAAGGAGGTTGtcagcgtgtgtgtgtgttcgtttATTCTTTTATAGCgctctagtataaaatattGGAAGTGGACGAGCTATGTTAAATGGGTTATCCCTGCACAGGGCAAACCATCCGGTTTCTCATTGCAAGTTTTCATTATCATTAGTCATCTAGGATCTACAACGGTTTGGTGCCAGCCATTCTCACTGAAACTGTGGTTAGAGATGTTTAATTTGTCTccaaagaaattacaatttcagtCAATGAGAATATGTacaagttttgttttatgtggGTAAAATTTACAATCCTTATAATAGAGCTGTGATTATGTTCCTATATAATCACGTGGCAATGGGCGGAGATGGACGATAGGTCCCGAAGGTGCTGGAAGAGTGACTCCCAACGAGCCAGACAGACGTGGtggacgacatcaaacgaatcACTCtgtacaaaaaacctatgtcaaGCAGCGGTTGTCAATCGAttgtgatgtgatgatgataagtcTCTAACTACTTTATAAACCTCTCGGTGACAGTGAGTCACCATCAGCACAATACATTTAtacgattggtagacttcacacgcatctGAGAACTATGGAGGACTTTAAGGCATGCACGTTACCTCGGAATGTTTTATTTCGTCgctaaatcaagtgatatttaataataatatttattgccaAATTGTGcctacacaaaaataaaacatttaattagaCAGTTTAGAatcccttcacaatcgactgtcaccgacaattacatttcatttcaaaataacaatacaattatCTAATAGgttatactgtaatttttaattaattagtcaATCGTAAAAGTTAACAAGTGTTTCACTGtcattatgatattattttacactataaaggttttttttgtgttttgctttaacgcttaaaacgcacataactcaacgAAAAAACGTAACGAAACGCACGAAAAGTAAGGTCTGGGGATCTAACTCGATCATCCAGCAATGGTAGCAGAAGCCCTAACAATTACCTTTCCAAATTGCGGTATCGAAATTTAGCGTTTTAAGCAAGAAGtttaaaatccaaaaataacaaattttataaccttaaataaaaacagaaagcCAAACTCCAGTAGTCCAAAATTCAGTTAAGTTATGTTGAAAAAAAACTAGATCATAAATATACatcaatttttcattgtaaagtcaaattgTAGCTCTTGTACTTTATGTTTTGTATCTTTATATCTCTAACTACTGTTTATTTGGATGTACAAGGAAGTGTATTCTTTCATCTCCTGAGCATGCTCCattgtcggagcgaaacgtgcgtagggagTACTTTGCTGAAGATCTATTTGATGTGTAgtaagaaactataaattacaccgtacagtttctcctgcttgTCGCGGAGTAAAACTTAATTGCCATTGTAGAAACAAGTGTGGTTATACATTTCCATGTACGATTTTGTGCttgattttaaaaacttaaacttacctaaatgataaaaagcttaggtatgaattgctctagcttcatagcttaatataaatttactgtgagatggggatagcaaaaaaaataatttacccggctaagtttgttgtgggctcttcttagaccagggcgcgtttggaaccctcgtagctttaggtttaagttggtgaacgacgttaacaccatccccttacaattatgtaaacatatatgtatgaacgcttcataagtgcctgtgataggcctacatggataaaaaaaattgtctgatGGAGCATAGAAAAG from Pararge aegeria chromosome 18, ilParAegt1.1, whole genome shotgun sequence carries:
- the LOC120631807 gene encoding keratin-associated protein 6-2-like — protein: MKSFIAVLALVACAAAGSDNSEKRDKRGYLSGGLSAGYGGLGGYSGGYSGGYSGGYSGHGGYSGYSAPAAQLVTVNKVVNTQRVVDVPQVVNVRKVVSVPQVVSVNKLVAAPSYSSGIGSGYSSGYSSGIGSGYSSGYSSGIGSGYGSGYSSGSGWW
- the LOC120631808 gene encoding keratin-associated protein 21-1-like encodes the protein MKSFIAVLALVACAAAGSDNSEKRDKRGYLSGGLSAGYGGLGGYSGGYSGGYSGGYSGHGGYSGYSAPAAQLVTVNKVVNTQRVVDVPQVVNVRKVVSVPQVVSVNKLVAAPSYSSGIGSGYSSGYSSGIGSGYSSGYSSGIGSGYSSGYSSGIGSGYGSGYSSGSGW